Proteins from a genomic interval of Pecten maximus chromosome 13, xPecMax1.1, whole genome shotgun sequence:
- the LOC117341039 gene encoding sex peptide receptor-like, giving the protein MAASTQVDNNSFENATMSREPYVLDLTNMFPIRYAVPLLGYFSPVLIFITLVTNTLVVVVLLKKHMRSPTNAILAGMALSDMFTGLFPLPVFLYFFSMGHYKEYIPYNWCFTYKFMSELIPTIFHTASIWLTMALAIQRYIYICHSFQARKWCTITNVLYGTFAIYVIAILSQLSRFFDFNYIPTKIPSRLDPNRTMTACEEVMRPWVREHVDLYYNVYYWFRVICIHLIPCAFLVVLNALLISAMRTAQLRRMQLLKQNKKSESKKLKDSNCTTLMLVAVVGLFLLVELPLGIIMIVNIIDNTFSLEIFTVNETYGIMNLISNFFILLSYPLNFFIYCGMSRQFRETFKRMFTGAPMPIDRDCSQYMTLPTENGKTALTTDETAL; this is encoded by the coding sequence ATGGCAGCGAGTACCCAGGTGGATAACAATTCATTTGAGAACGCGACAATGTCTAGAGAACCGTACGTCCTTGATTTGACAAATATGTTTCCGATTAGATATGCTGTGCCACTTCTCGGATACTTCTCCCCTGTTCTGATCTTCATCACCTTGGTAACAAACACTCTTGTTGTCGTTGTGTTACTCAAGAAACACATGCGTTCCCCGACGAACGCCATTTTGGCGGGGATGGCACTGTCGGATATGTTTACTGGGTTATTCCCCCTTCCCGTGTTTCTCTACTTCTTCAGTATGGGTCATTATAAAGAATATATTCCGTATAACTGGTGTTTTACCTATAAGTTCATGTCTGAATTGATCCCCACAATCTTCCATACTGCTTCGATCTGGCTCACAATGGCGCTTGCAATACAGCGGTACATTTATATCTGTCATAGTTTCCAAGCAAGAAAGTGGTGCACGATCACAAATGTGCTTTACGGAACATTTGCAATCTACGTCATAGCTATTCTGAGCCAGCTTTCACGATTCTTTGATTTCAACTACATACCGACCAAAATACCGTCAAGACTGGATCCGAACCGGACAATGACTGCGTGTGAAGAAGTAATGCGTCCTTGGGTGAGGGAGCACGTggatttatattacaatgtgtatTACTGGTTCCGGGTGATCTGTATACACCTAATTCCGTGTGCTTTTCTTGTGGTTCTCAACGCTTTGCTCATCTCAGCCATGCGTACTGCTCAGCTTCGTCGAATGCAGCTgctgaaacaaaacaaaaagagcGAAAGCAAGAAATTAAAGGACAGCAACTGTACCACTCTCATGCTCGTGGCAGTGGTGGGCCTGTTTTTGCTGGTAGAGTTGCCGCTTGGAATAATTATGATAGTAAATATCATAGACAATACTTTTTCTCTTGAAATATTTACAGTGAATGAGACATATGGTATCATGAACTTGATATCGAATTTTTTTATCCTGTTGAGTTATCCTTTGAACTTTTTTATTTACTGCGGGATGTCTCGGCAATTTCGGGAAACGTTCAAGAGGATGTTCACAGGAGCGCCAATGCCCATCGACAGGGATTGTTCTCAGTATATGACGCTGCCGACAGAAAATGGGAAAACCGCTTTGACAACCGACGAAACAGCACTATAA